The nucleotide window TATCCCAAAAAGAAGAAGTAGGTTTTAATGGTATATTTTGTGATAATGCagtaattttttgtgttttgattggtTGTTGCTTAATATGGATATGTTTGATTGCAGTTATGGGGAGGAGAATGGGTGGCAATGCAAAGAGAAGTTCTCAGATTATGTCTGGGTTTTAGATCCAATAGACGGCACAAAGAGCTTCATCACTGGTGATTCTCTTTCTACATTCTGTTGACATTACTCCCCCTGCTTAATCATTGAAATTTTTTGTCAAGTGATTGATCCGTCAATTGTTTCAGGCAAGCCATTGTTTGGTACTCTCATTGCTCTACTACACATGGGTAAACCGGTATGGATCTCCTGTTATCTGGTTGtgaggaaaaaaggaaaagaaaggctTGGGAAAGGCTTAATTGCATAATTTGCATTGATTAGCTTTTACTCGACTTGCGCAAATCTAACTGGATTCACTTAATTATTTTTCCTTATTTAACTCGTGACATTTACATGCGAACATAtggctcagtggtagagttgtaggggtgcaacctagaagtcATATGTTAAATTCCTGAAAACAACCTCTTATAGATCATGTGGGGGTATtggggtaaggtctgtgtacatGATGCTTGTCCCAGACACCGCCCACTGCAGAAGTCTTGTGCATGAGACTTGTTTACTAACTTGTTACATTTTTTGCATTGATGCCAATATTTTAGTATAGAAAGCCACTCTCTGATATTATTTTCATTACCAGTAATGAACGGTAGAAGATTCTTGGGATTTTTCTGTCCTTTGTGttgtttttgaaacattttAGTACGTCACGTATAGTTGACCTGTCTATAAAGTGCATTGTTACTTCTAAATTTGCATGATTAGTATCTACTCCTATAGACATATGTATTTTATTCTTGAAGTGACCAAAATGTCTTTCCAGATCATTGGCATAGTTGATCAGCCTATTTTAAGAGAGAGATGGGTTGGGTTAACTGGAAGGAGAACAATATTAAATGGAGAAGACGTCTCCACACGCAGTTGTGCAAAATTGTCACAAGCATATTTGTATGTCTCTTAAATTATTTTAGTTCTCCaaggaaagaaaagataatGCTTGTGATTATTACATCAAGCATTTTTGTTCTTCTGGCAATAGCaaatttaaaatttcgtttacaTGTCTATGGTATCTTTCTAACCCTTTTTTTGTTCAATCTGTTTAGGTATACAACAAGCCCACATTTGTTCAGTGGAGAGGCCGAAGAGGCATTTGGTCGTGTTAGAAGTAAGGTTTGCACTCATCTATGAGAAGTAGATCTTGATAAGAGGATATAGCAATTGTTTAACTTGATAAATTATGGTTTCAATTGTATATGGTAGTTGATAATAGCAGAAGTATAATCAAAATCACATGAACTTGGGAACTTTGGTCTTAGAATTGATATTTGCTGACTTAGATCTGTATATGTTGAAGCCTGTATCTTATTGTATAATTTTTCATGCTCCTCTTTTTCCTAACATCATCCTATGACCTTGGGTTCTCTCCCACTTGTCTCATTTGATAGCTAACCATAGCAAGGCATTGATATATTGTAACTTTTTCTATTCCTAAGAGCAATCTTTCTTAAAACAACATTAGACTTCCTACTTTCTTTCAGGGAAGAGGAAAACTGCATGTTTACTGCCTCttagcttttcttttttgtggtaTGCAGGTGAAAGTGCCATTGTATGGCTGTGATTGCTATGCTTATGCCCTTTTGGCTTCAGGGTATGTGGATCTCGTAATCGAGTCTGGTCTCAAGGTAAATTGTGCACTTATGATTTACATTTTGAAATGATAATTGCATGTACTTCCTGGTGGATAACACTAGCTGTTCCTAGGGATACAAAAGAGGGTAATTTGTGTGCTTTAAATGAGTAGCATGCTTGTGGATTCATATTTGACCAGTTCCAATAaatgaaatacaaatatatGAGAGGCATTCTTTCGGTAGTTTGTGATgaatgtttgaattttgaaagctACCTTGATTCAAATCTGCAATCGGTGAACACCAGGAGTTCTTCTTTTTTGCGATTTCCCATCATCTCACTGTGAACTTGGACCATACACATGCAACAGGAGTTTGGTGCTCGACTTTTCATGCATAGTTGATTACATTAAATAAGCTTCATGACATGTATCTGATTAGGATTTTATTCTTTTCTTAATCAGCCATACGATTTTCTTTCACTCATACCTGTGATAGAAGGTGCTGGAGGTGTTATAACTGATTGGAAAGGACATCAACTTAGCTGGGAGGCCTCTGCAGATTCCAGCGCGACTAGTATGGCCATCTATCAGTAGCATGCCTGTCATTGATTTACCTTACCAATGTTGATCTGCCTTATCCAAGCTAAAaaattgttactttttttttcctgatgttCCTTATACCCCAGTCTATGGTATTTCACCTCTTGCTTTACCCTACAGGTTTTAATGTAGCTGCTGCTGGAGACAAACAAATTCACCAACAAGCTCTGGATGCGTTACAATGGACTTGAAGGTCCGCATTGGCTCGATGCTGCTTATAAGAATGGTACAATATGCCaatttcttttccttatctgAGAGCCAAATATGACTTGCATAGAAATAGGTCACTTGATAGGAGTGAGAGAGTGACAGTTATGGATTAACTAAAGAACCAGATTCCTCTCCTCAAGTATAATGCACAAGAAGCTGTAGCCAAATTGTTTTAATAAGTTAAAATTTTCCTAATTGTTTCTTTATGAgctaatatataataaaaaagccTATTGAAGACTTGAAGTTCTAGTTTCTTTACTGCTGTCTTAAATCTTTGTGACCACTGAATTTGTTTGTACTCAAAACCCGCAAACCCTGTTGCTCTCCATAACACAAACTAGAACTGGCCTATCTATGTAAGACTTCTTATAGAGTTACTCTCCAAAACTACTCTCCTGCAACCTTGACTGGTGAATTTGAAGTGTCCCAATAACATCTTTGTATTCTGCACATGATTCTATGGGGTAGAAGAAGCCAAGTGAAATGAAATTGAAGACAATTCAACAAATCCCTCTTGATAAACTTCTTTACTTCATTAGTAAAAGTGTCTTAATTTCAACCTTGCAGACTCCAATTTTATAGTCAAACAGAAGAAGAAACTGAGATTCTTTTCTTGTCAACAATGATACAGAGAACATAGTGATACTTAGCGATCACTGAATACCCACAAGTCAATCTAATTAAACTTGTCTAATTAcctatataaaaaataataagcgGGTTAAGGGGCCTGCAGTAGAAGCACAGTCGTGTGATCTGTTTACTTCAAAGTCCTAACCTTAAATCCAATGCAAAGCCTGAAGAATAAGAAGATGATGAGCAATCATGATGATCAAGATCATGTTGTTCAACTGGAGCAGGCAAATTGAGGTCTACATTGCCAAAACCTGAATCTTTGGAAATGTTAATATTCATGAGATCATCTACTTTCTCCCAATGGCACCTCTTGTGCCCTCCCAATGCTTGTCCACTTGAAAAAACCCTCAAACAGATGCTGCACTTGTGTCCTAAACCCATCACCATATCATTATCCTCCTCTGCTCCTCCTCCACTGCTATGTTCCTCCACCAATTCCTCCTCATTGCTTCTGTTTATGGCGAAACATCCCTTGACATTCTTGTGACTAGCTCTATGACCACCTAGTGCTTGTCGAGACCCGAAAACTTTCTTGCAACTTGAACACTCGAACCTGCAATTCATTGACTCTGTTTCTTGGATTTGAGGAATTACTTCTGGTTGTGGCTCTACATCTCCATAAGCCAACATAAGCAAACAAGCTGCACCTTCCTGGTCCTCCTCAGTGGTCGTCATCATCATCGAGGCCTCATCGTCATTATTCATCGGTGGTGGCGAGAAGGGTCGACGAAATTGGGAAGGAGGGTTGATACCGCGCCACTGGCGCTCTGGATGGCATCTCATGTGCCCAAAAAGTGCCTTCCAAGACCAGAACTTCTTCCCACACTCGCTACAGGGTCGAGTGATCTTTGGCGCTGACGGGTCGGGTTTCTTGCTCTGCATTGGCCTGGAAATAATGTCATTGACGCCACCACTGCTCGTAGTCGCTGCAGCACCAAAGTCTGTCTTCATCATCCGGGAGCGCTTTTTGCGGGAGTCTTGGGGCGGCTGGTAGGTGCTTGAAGAGGGAGAAAAATATGGGATGATATTGTGAGATGGGGAGGAAGGAAAGCGAAAATGGAGATCTGATTCAGTATTGTTGTTGGTCATGGCAGAGAGAGACAGAGCTTTGGAAtagtgaagaaagaaaaaagtgtaAGAATGGTGGGAGGGTTTGGTTTTGTAGTGGAAAAGCGGTTACTGGCAGTTATTTTTTCGGTTTGGGACATGGAGGTTTGTGTTTATCTGCACTAGTAGAATTACTGAACCACCCCCATCAGGTAGACACTAGTTAAGGGAGGGAACAAGGGTAACAAAGTGATTTGAGACGCTGAAAACACGCCCCTCAATTGTCAAACGTGGTAAACATTATACACCCATTACATGAACAACAAGGGTAACATGGTAATGTCAATCATGTTCACTAGCTGAACTGCCTTGTTCACTATATTTCCATGAGACTTGGTAACTGAGGAATCATCCTGTTTGAAATTGTCTTTTAGCCAGTTCAGTCAGACCGTCAAAACAGCTCGCATTACGTTAATGATAGGTAAGAATAGGGCGCCGAAGTCCATGCGAATAAAAATGGGGCTCCTAACCTCTCCACTGAAGTGGGCCGAAAGCCCACAAGACAAGGAAAACCTCATGGAAATATTCTCAGTTGGTTCGAACTCTCGACCTTAGCAACCAAAGGCTAGAGATATAACTAACTGAGTTATTGCTCTGTGGTTTCCATGAGACCCTAGATTGTTGAATCAATAATTGATTAAGCAATAGTGGCGGATTCAATATCCGAACTCATTAAGAGGACAACTAAGCAGTGGGTTCGGAGGTAGCGCCAATAAAAATTATGTAACCATCATTCCATAACGAAATTCCTTGACAATCTTTCTTATATAAACCTTATCTTCACACatgacttaattttttttttaataaacggTTTAAACCCCAACACTTCATTTCATAGTAACAAATGTTAGACCTAGCGTCATGTTAGCGGCATAGGAATTTACAAACACTAGCAAAAAAACtacaaaatcaaagaacaaattaaTACCGAACTAACACCGGGCCAAATGACATAATTTACTATGACAATATCACCATTTACCAATTATAATAACATTAATAATGTAAAACATTAAATTagcccatttttatttttttaaaaaagttttagTGATTAATCCATACTTGATCGATTTGATGTGAATTTTGTAGCTATAAGTTCCAATCAATTGTATAATAGAAAAAAACATGCGGTTAGCATTCAGTACTTGATAATTTACTATCAACAACTAACAAACCCTTCGTTGAAACGAGAGATGCCTTGGTTGACAATCGGTTAAGTTAAGCATATGTGTGTGCTCAAAGTTCGATTCAAATGATAAGCATATTTCTTGATAGTATTTCAAACTCTTCTATATAAATCCAATTAAACCAACTCTTTAAACTTCCTTCTATTTATTTATCTCACAATCAACAACCCACTCTCTACGaccaaaaaacaaacacaaatggaGGAACAAACTGAAGGAATTGGTATCAAAGTTTACAAGGCAACCCCACCACCCCAAATACCACATCCACTGCCGCCACTACCACTCTTCCGAGGTTGAGTCTTGGCCCCGGCGGGGGTGGCCGAAAGAGGCGAGCCGTCACCAAAGGAGTTCAAAAAACCATATCCAAAACCACAATGCTTGTCAATTTCCTCCCAACAGGCACTCTCTTGACAGTTGAAATGATTCTCCCTTCCGTCTACCGGACCGGGGATTGCTCCTCCGTGAACACCCTGATTATCTATATGTCCTATTAGGACTGTGTACTCTCTTGCTTCCTCTTCCATTTTACGGATAGTTTTAAAGGGATGATGGAAAAGTGTACTATGGATTTGTGACTTCTAATGGGTTGGCAGTGTTTAAGCCAGGAATTCAAGTGGAGATTTCCAAAATGAGAAATATAGAGTTGGAGTTCGTGGCGATTGCGTTTTCCGATCATAGGGTTACGAATTGCTTGTTTACAGGACAGCAGAAGGAGATGGATGAAGTGATGGAGAGTTTTCCATTGATGGTCGGTGTTATTTGTAGTGCTTTGTTTCTGGTTTTTCTACTTGTAGGCGTGGTGTTGGTTGCATGGCATCAGAGTGAGATTATTTTAGTTAGTTGTATTATGgagatttgtttttcttttcaagacAGAAATGGAGAGTATCTATTACAGATCTTTTACAAATGCTATCTTGGTATGAGAATGATTTATCGAGTTTCTTAGCTTTGGATCATGTGGCTGTAAGTAAACCTCAAGCTACTGTTAGAACACTCATACGTACCACGCTAAAACAGCGGAACCCAGGCAGGTAGGGGCCCGGAGGTGAGACATACTTGCGAAATCAAGATTTTACAAAGAAATGTCCTGATTCGAACTCCTAACCTAGAACATGGTATGTTTTAAGTCCGGATAGATAACCAATTAGAGTCATTAGACTATCCCGACTGGTTGTACATATAAGGCTACAattttggatattttcttgaACCGATTGACAGAATCTTCATGATGATCTTTAGATTTCTTGACTTGTTTCCTCGCAGTAGCCCTTCTCCTCCAAGCTTCTCGTAAAACAATTCTTACCCTCATGGCGAGTTGTTGAATATTGGGCTTTGGTTAGTTGGGCTTGGTCTATGCTATTGATCCTATATGCAGTCCACTTGGGTTGATTTATCATGTGCCTATTATGGATTCAGTTGGCACAAGCCCATCTATCACATTTGTtattaacatatttttttttctattcctGTCAAATCTGTAATCACGTTTTTACATGAATGAGAACTAAGAATCTCTCCTTTGCAGCTATTCTTCTGctgtcttcttcttcattcttcatttttcatCGTTAAATCAAACTTTGAATATTCAAAGTAGATCACCGATAATCATCTTTCGGTTAACTTAGCCTCTTCCGTCCATGGAGACCCAACAAGGAGTGGTACAGTGATATTGGTCTGTTGTCCATCAAATACGCCTTTTGACCTATTGATGCTACTTCGTAAAGATTAAGCCAATCCTACACATCCCTCATCAAGCTGAAAAACAGCAAATTCCTGTAAAAAGGAATGGCATGAACCTACTCAACAAAGCAGCCAAAGTCATGGAAGAAGAcaagaaaatattaataaattggATTGATTTTTTCTCCCCATGTTGttctttcctcttcttcatttttatcATTAATTTACCCCAATATCTCAATGGAAAAAGCTCATGAGGACAGGCCATCAAAACTCCGTGTGTTGGGTGAGTATGAAACTATTTTCCGAATACCTTTCTTTCGATAAATTGAAGCAGAAGGCAAACAACTAACATAGTTAATTTACGAGGTTTCATAGAAAATGGACAAATTGCAAACACTTTCTCCCGCCCTTTCGCAATATCGAGAGGAAGATTAATATCCCTCAGCCACTCGTAGAAGACTTTGAAAAGGAAGATTCGGAGAGGATTTTTCGTCTTCTCTTCCGTTGCTCCTAAAAAAGCGTATTCTTTCACAACTCCTTCACCGAAAAACCTCTTTGAGAATGATACTTCCAAATAACAATAACATGACAGGTTTCGCATGCAAATGCAATGCTTTGAaaagt belongs to Tripterygium wilfordii isolate XIE 37 chromosome 2, ASM1340144v1, whole genome shotgun sequence and includes:
- the LOC120006753 gene encoding bifunctional phosphatase IMPL2, chloroplastic-like encodes the protein MIYQSQAFLASQSPKPVPFTSLSLHSSSSPNNTSSRSNFSILSFQSLRNPSTFSLKTKISSSMTSNSKTSNHTDAVHSVPEDADLDGFAKVANLLADAAGDVIRKYFRKKIDILEKEDLSPVTIADKAAEEAMVSIILQNFPSHAIYGEENGWQCKEKFSDYVWVLDPIDGTKSFITGKPLFGTLIALLHMGKPIIGIVDQPILRERWVGLTGRRTILNGEDVSTRSCAKLSQAYLYTTSPHLFSGEAEEAFGRVRSKVKVPLYGCDCYAYALLASGYVDLVIESGLKPYDFLSLIPVIEGAGGVITDWKGHQLSWEASADSSATSFNVAAAGDKQIHQQALDALQWT
- the LOC120006769 gene encoding zinc finger protein ZAT3-like, which codes for MTNNNTESDLHFRFPSSPSHNIIPYFSPSSSTYQPPQDSRKKRSRMMKTDFGAAATTSSGGVNDIISRPMQSKKPDPSAPKITRPCSECGKKFWSWKALFGHMRCHPERQWRGINPPSQFRRPFSPPPMNNDDEASMMMTTTEEDQEGAACLLMLAYGDVEPQPEVIPQIQETESMNCRFECSSCKKVFGSRQALGGHRASHKNVKGCFAINRSNEEELVEEHSSGGGAEEDNDMVMGLGHKCSICLRVFSSGQALGGHKRCHWEKVDDLMNINISKDSGFGNVDLNLPAPVEQHDLDHHDCSSSSYSSGFALDLRLGL